One Aphidius gifuensis isolate YNYX2018 linkage group LG3, ASM1490517v1, whole genome shotgun sequence DNA window includes the following coding sequences:
- the LOC122853439 gene encoding RNA polymerase-associated protein CTR9 homolog isoform X2, with translation MAGSIEIPLRDTDEVIELYLEQLPEGDEVLSILRSEHAQLNIWVNLALEYYKQNKIEDFIKILESSRLDANIEYRDYEKDQMRALDMLAAYYVQEANREKNKDKKRDLFTKATLLYTTADKIIMYDQNHLLGRAYFCLLEGDKMDQADAQFNFVLNQSPNNIPSLLGKACIAFNKKDYRAALAFYKKALRTNPNCPAAVRLGMGHCFMKLNNQDKAKLAFERALQLDSQCVGALVGLSILKLNEQKPDTIRTGVQMLSKAYTIDSTNPMVLNHLANHFFFKKDYNKVQHLALHAFHNTENEAMRAESCYQLARAFHVQIDYDQAFQYYYQATQFAPAAFVLPHFGLGQMYVYRGDSENAAGCFEKVLKAQPGNYETMKILGSLYANSSSQSKRDIAKSHLRKVTEQFPDDVEAWIELAQILEQSDLTGALNAYNTAIKILKDTVQADIPSEILNNVGALHYRLNNLEEAKKNFEDSLAHSKLSAQDDPAYYNSIAVTTTYNLARLSESLCVFDRAEELYKDILKEHPNYVDCYLRLGCMEKDKGQIYKASDWFKDALRINHEHPDAWSLLGNLHLAKMEWGPGQKKFERILKNPATSNDAYSLIALGNIWLQTLHQSGRDKEREKRHQDRALAMYKQVLRNDPKNIWAANGIGAVLAHKGCINEARDIFAQVREATADFCDVWLNIAHIYVEQKQYVSAIQMYENCLRKFYRYHNLEILQYLARAYFKAGKLKDAKMTLLKARRVAPQDTIILYNIALVLQRLATQILKDEKSTLTIVLQAVNELGLSHKYFQYLATHGDRMEILAANEAQICQDLLSQAQYHVARARRIDEEEKLLKQKQEDERRRLKEEQNRELSLIEEKRRKEIESMLQKRQEFVEKTKNAVVFGDMPSEKSGKKGKRGRSDQYVSDSGGSGGDERREDAAPREKSRKRKASGDAKSRRRSKKSNHDSGGSGSDRPKAKRGRKPGGGGRSGSSKKRKDTRPAPEVTRSNSKFLSKETISTSESDSDNGGKASTSKGSRGGVKHSDGSRASSRDRSRSRSGSRSSRSRSGSRSSRSKSGSRSRSRSRSHSGSRSRSVSRSHGSRSRSKSASRSKSPSKSRSRSRSGSRKSRSPSGSRKSQSPSKSPSKSP, from the exons ATGGCGGGATCAATAGAAATACCACTTCGTGATACAGATGAG gtGATTGAACTTTATCTGGAACAACTACCTGAGGGCGATGAAGTACTTAGTATATTACGTTCAGAACATGCCCAACTTAATATCTGGGTCAATTTGGCATTGGAAtattacaaacaaaataaaattgaggaTTTCATTAAAATCCTTGAATCATCTCGTCTTGATGCTAATATTGAATATCGTGATTATGAAAAAGATCAAATGCGTGCATTGGATATGTTGGCAGCATACTATGTTCAAGAAGCTAATCGTGAAaagaataaagataaaaaaagagatttatttacaaaagcAACATTACTTTATACAACagctgataaaattattatgtatgaTCAAAATCATTTACTTGGTCGTGCATATTTTTGTCTTCTTGAAGGTGACAAAATGGATCAAGCTGATgcacaatttaattttgtcttGAATCAATCACCAAATAATATTCCATCACTTCTTGGTAAAGCATGTattgcatttaataaaaaagactaTCGTGCTGCACTggcattttataaaaaagcatTAAGAACAAATCCAAATTGTCCAGCTGCTGTTAGACTTGGTATGGGACACtgttttatgaaattaaataatcaagataaaGCTAAACTTGCATTTGAACGTGCACTACAACTTGATAGCCAGTGTGTTGGAGCTTTGGTTGGTttgtcaatattaaaattgaatgaacAAAAACCAGATACAATTAGAACTGGTGTACAAATGTTATCAAAAGCCTACACAATTGACTCGACAAATCCAATGGTACTCAATCATTTGgcaaatcattttttctttaaaaaagattataataaaGTACAACATTTGGCACTTCATGCATTTCATAATACAGAAAATGAAGCAATGCGAGCTGAGAGTTGTTATCAGCTTGCTCGTGCATTTCATGTACAAATTGATTATGATCAGgcatttcaatattattatcaagctACTCAATTTGCACCAGCAGCATTTGTTTTACCCCACTTTGGCCTTGGTCAAATGTATGTCTATCGTGGTGATTCAGAAAATGCTGCTGGTTGCTTTGAGAAAGTATTAAAAGCTCAACCTGGTAATTatgaaacaatgaaaatacttGGCTCATTGTATGCCAATTCATCGTCACAGTCAAAAAGAGATATTGCCAAAAGCCATTTGAGAAAAGTAACTGAACAATTTCCAGATGACGTTGAGGCCTGGATTGAATTAGCACAAATTCTTGAACAAAGTGATTTAACTGGAGCATTAAATGCCTATAATAcagcaattaaaatattaaaagacacAGTTCAAGCTGATATACCatctgaaatattaaataatgttgGTGCTTTGCATTATCGTCTTAATAATCTTGAAgaggcaaaaaaaaactttgaagaTTCATTGGCTCATTCAAAGCTAAGTGCTCAAGATGATCCAGCATATTACAATTCAATAGCTGTTACCACAACATATAATCTTGCACGTTTGAGTGAATCACTTTGTGTGTTTGATCGTGCTGAAGAATTATACAAAGACATATTAAAAGAACATCCAAATTATGTTGATTGTTATTTACGACTTGGCTGTATGGAAAAAGACAAAGGACAAATTTACAAAGCATCTGATTGGTTTAAAGATGCACTACGAATAAATCATGAACATCCTGATGCTTGGTCACTTCTTGGTAATCTTCATTTGGCTAAAATGGAATGGGGACctggacaaaaaaaatttgaaagaattCTCAAGAATCCAGCAACAAGTAATGATGCCTATTCATTAATAGCACTTGGTAATATTTGGCTACAAACTCTTCATCAAAGTGGCAGAGACAAAGAACGTGAAAAACGTCATCAAGATCGTGCATTGGCCATGTACAAACAAGTATTACGCAAtgatccaaaaaatatttgggCAGCAAATGGTATTGGTGCTGTTCTTGCTCACAAGGGTTGTATCAATGAGGCACGTGATATATTTGCACAAGTACGTGAAGCCACTGCTGACTTTTGTGATGTTTGGCTTAATATTGCACATATTTATGTTGAACAAAAGCAATATGTTAGCGCCATTCAaatg taTGAAAATTGTTTGAGAAAGTTTTATCGTTATCATAATTTGGAAATTCTTCAATATCTTGCACGAGCATATTTTAAAGctggaaaattaaaagatgCTAAAATGACATTACtcaag gcAAGAAGAGTTGCACCTCAAGATAccataattttgtataatattgCACTGGTATTACAACGTCTTGCTACACAAATTcttaaagatgaaaaatcaaCATTAACAATTGTACTTCAAGCTGTAAATGAATTGGGTCTTTCACATAAATACTTTCAATATTTAGCAACTCATGGTGATAGAATGGAAATACTTGCTGCAAATGAGGCACAAATTTGTCAAGATTTATTATCACAAGCACAGTATCATGTTGCAAGAGCAAGAAGaattgatgaagaagaaaaattattgaaacaaaaacaaGAAGATGAAAGAAGACGTTTGAAGGAAGAACAAAATCGTGAATTAAgtttaattgaagaaaaacgACGTAAAGAAATAGAATCAATGCTACAAAAACGACaagaatttgttgaaaaaactaaaaatgcaGTGGTATTTGGTGATATGCCATCTGAAAAATCAGGTAAAAAAGGTAAAAGAGGACGTAGTGATCAGTATGTCAGTGATTCTGGTGGATCTGGTGGTGATGAACGTCGTGAAGATGCAGCACCAAGAGAAAAAAGTCGTAAAAGAAAAGCAAGTGGTGATGCTAAAAGTCGTAGACGTAGTAAAAAAAGTAACCATGACAGTGGTGGTTCAGGTAGTGATAGACCAAAAGCTAAACGTGGCAGAAAACCAGGTGGTGGTGGTCGTAGTGGtagtagtaaaaaaagaaaagacacAAGACCAGCACCAGAAGTTACTAGAAGTAATtccaaatttttatcaaaagaaacAATATCAACAAGTGAATCAGACAGTGATAATGGTGGCAAAGCAAGTACAAGTAAAGGATCTCGTGGTGGTGTTAAACATTCAGATGGTTCAAGAGCATCATCACGTGACAGAAGTCGTTCAAGATCTGGAAGTAGATCATCACGTTCAAGATCTGGAAGTAGATCTTCACGTTCAAAATCAGGAAGTCGTTCACGT TCACGTTCACGTTCACATTCTGGTTCACGTTCACGTTCTGTATCAAGATCTCATGGCTCTCGTTCACGATCAAAATCAGCAAGTCGTTCAAAGAGTCCATCAAAATCACGCAGTAGATCTAGAAGTGGCTCAAGAAAATCTCGTAGTCCAAGTGGTTCAAGAAAATCACAATCTCCTTCAAAGAGTCCCTCAAAATCAccataa
- the LOC122853441 gene encoding uncharacterized protein LOC122853441, translating to MASRMKALYSQIVFERRVLFGCTILIGLSVFVWAVAIFTDHWYVVEAQDNQSQGLPLGDAGKAGRMLIYRNQGLWKSCTSGLVPSHENSNQQLLPYHECKYLEMFPTEINIISDPGFDETVLTYARTQVSFAIISMIVMIQGLFFSIYTFRNPRYMFKRLAGGIHFITAACVMVVIQVIISSVEYESKNVQQTFPKGASMYYDYSIVLAWFVCLSNALAGCSFMLFSKKRKRDKAPNEEIAMADEPTIIGR from the exons atTGTATTTGAAAGGCGGGTGTTGTTTGGCTGTACAATATTAATTGGTTTATCAGTATTTGTCTGGGCAGTTGCAATATTTACTGATCATTGGTATGTCGTGGAAGCACAAGACAATCAAAGCCAAGGTTTGCCACTTGGTGATGCTGGAAAAGCTGGAAGAATGCTCATTTACAGAAATCAAGGTCTTTGGAAATCTTGCACCAGTGGATTAGTACCAAGtcatgaaaattcaaatcaaCAATTACTACCTTatc atgAATGCAAATATCTGGAAATGTTTCCAAcagaaataaatatcatttcagATCCAGGCTTTGATGAAACTGttttaa cCTATGCTAGAACACAAGTGTCATTTGCTATTATCAGCATGATTGTTATGATTCaaggactttttttttcaatatatacatttagaAATCCACGTTATATGTTTAAACGTCTTGCTGGTGGTATTCATTTTATAACTG CTGCTTGTGTGATGGTTGTCATTCAGGTAATCATATCATCAGTTGAATACGAGAGTAAAAATGTACAACAAACATTTCCCAAAGGTGCATCAATGTATTATGACTATTCAATAGTATTGGCATGGTTTGTTTGTCTATCAAATGCATTAGCTGGATGTTcatttatgttattttcaaaaaaacgtAAACGTGATAAAGCACCAAATGAAGAAATTGCTATGGCAGATGAACCAACAATAATTGGTcgatga
- the LOC122853437 gene encoding serpin A12-like, whose product MQKSGYFLHGTMRKYNGTFIALPYKIKSSDVVDEDEDVNNNKGTLKMYIMMFPNERKLKKFEMNIDKVNFNKINTSYSSMDLALPKFKIESKLDLSSVFSKMGINEMFGYSVYLKDIVNTTSAKIGEVIQKVVIEVDEEGTKVAAITGGFGEVKVESLHVQTIIKPFVITIVSEYYGTVLFSARICDPTIDIFQYHLNNLKKT is encoded by the exons ATGCAAAAATctggatattttttacatgGTACAATGAGAAAATACAATGGCACATTCATTGCATTACCTTACAAG ATTAAATCAtctgatgttgttgatgaagatgaagatgttaataataataaaggaaCACTTAAAATGTACATAATGATGTTTCCAAATgagagaaaattaaaaaaatttgaaatgaatATTGACAAagttaatttcaataaaataaacacaagtTATTCATCAATGGATCTTGCATtaccaaaatttaaaattgaaagtaaATTAGATCTTAGCAGTGTATTTTCAaag atGGGAATAAATGAAATGTTTGGATATTCAGTTTACTTGAAAGACATTGTTAACACAACGTCAGCTAAAATTGGTGAAGTTATTCAAAAAGTTGTTATCGAAGTTGATGAAGAAGGGACTAAAGTTGCTGCAATAACTG gTGGATTTGGTGAAGTTAAAGTTGAATCACTTCACGTGCAAACAATTATCAAACCTTTTGTCATAACAATTGTATCAGAATATTATGGAACAGTTTTATTCAGTGCACGAATTTGTGATCcaacaattgatatttttcaatatcatttgaataatttaaaaaaaacttaa
- the LOC122853440 gene encoding F-box protein SKIP2-like, which yields MSQLKRLRKSSSPERLIKKYKATSRIPRCMSKKNNKKYYQQPKAPNPIEITWSFNKKDDKTDYYHHDDASYAKIRMIMERVNDDCLAEIFMYVPAYERQQIALVCEKWKRALDNAWFNVKKIELTHWEYDEYPNFLKKNYPTIDRQFNFLKSLLYKCGRYLRELDLSVYPKCNILPIINEYCPNLEKLGIRIDNIDDIDDAILSNAFTNLSKLKVLKIIFHRCLCGVDSLVPTTLINSLLNVADTLTDLSMLNWPEAMQLEEENAHFPEEMTSVISQLKALKKFVVAGLEYHKSLYDYVQNSKKIQNFFGNATYIRGKMDNKKELFKNIEELDIMCWPINDDGIYHIANTMKHLRILHASCDSLTDAGIVACTKMNNLKCLDFFGSNNTTDSSIILLKNFIKLNLPHSNKITDESVIKVLENSPEMQILVVVNTSITHKFIEKAEEISRNRKRQLKIWVSRDMPVTQVQYEYLTITHHRY from the exons ATGAGTCAGCTCAAACGATTACGGAAATCAAGCTCGCCAGAAcgcttgataaaaaaatataaagctaCAAGTCGAATTCCACGTTGCATGAGCAAAAAGAATAACAag AAATACTATCAGCAACCTAAGGCTCCAAATCCAATTGAAATAACATggtcttttaataaaaaagatgataag acagATTACTATCACCATGATGATGCTTCATACGCCAAAATCAGGATGATAATGGAGcgtgttaatgatgattgcctggctgaaatattcatgtatgtGCCAGCATATGAGAGACAACAAATTGCACTGG tatGCGAAAAATGGAAAAGAGCTCTTGATAATGCTTggtttaatgtcaaaaaaattgaactaaCTCATTGGGAGTATGACGAGtatccaaattttttaaagaaaaattatccaacaatagatagacaatttaattttttaaaatcactgcTTTATAAATGTGGTCGTTATTTACGAGAATTAGACTTGTCAGTCTATCCTAAATGTAACATACTGCCAATTATTAATGAGTATTGTCCAAATCTCGAAAAACTTGGAATAAGAAtcgataatattgatgatattgatgatgcaaTATTAAGTAATGCATTTACAAATCTTTCTAaactaaaagtattaaaaattatatttcatcgtTGTCTTTGTGGTGTGGATTCATTGGTACCTAcaactttaattaattcattgttaAACGTTGCTGATACATTGACTGATCTCAGTATGTTAAATTGGCCTGAAGCCATGCAGCTTGAGGAGGAGAACGCTCATTTTCCAGAAGAAATGACTagt GTGATTTCTCAACTAAAagccttaaaaaaatttgtagttGCTGGCTTAGAATATCACAAGAGTTTATATGACTATGTgcaaaattctaaaaaaatacaaaactttTTTGGCAACGCTACTTACATTCGAGGAAaaatggataataaaaaagagcTCTTTAAAAATATCGAGGAATTAGATATTATGTGTTGGCCAATTAACGATGATGGTATATATCATATTGCTAACACTATGAAACATTTACGGATACTACATGCATCATGTGACTCTCTAACTGATGCTGGTATCGTTGCATGtacaaaaatgaataatttaaaatgtctcGATTTTTTCGGCTCTAATAACACCACTGACTCTTCAATTATAttgcttaaaaattttataaaattaaatttaccacacagcaataaaattactgatgaATCAGTCATTAAGGTTCTCGAAAATTCACCAGAGATGCAAATTCTTGTTGTTGTAAACACAAGTATAactcataaatttattgaaaaagcaGAAGAAATATCGAGAAATCGTAAAaggcaattaaaaatatgggTTTCACGTGATATGCCTGTCACACAAGttcaatatgaatatttaactaTTACACATCAcagatattaa
- the LOC122853439 gene encoding RNA polymerase-associated protein CTR9 homolog isoform X1, giving the protein MAGSIEIPLRDTDEVIELYLEQLPEGDEVLSILRSEHAQLNIWVNLALEYYKQNKIEDFIKILESSRLDANIEYRDYEKDQMRALDMLAAYYVQEANREKNKDKKRDLFTKATLLYTTADKIIMYDQNHLLGRAYFCLLEGDKMDQADAQFNFVLNQSPNNIPSLLGKACIAFNKKDYRAALAFYKKALRTNPNCPAAVRLGMGHCFMKLNNQDKAKLAFERALQLDSQCVGALVGLSILKLNEQKPDTIRTGVQMLSKAYTIDSTNPMVLNHLANHFFFKKDYNKVQHLALHAFHNTENEAMRAESCYQLARAFHVQIDYDQAFQYYYQATQFAPAAFVLPHFGLGQMYVYRGDSENAAGCFEKVLKAQPGNYETMKILGSLYANSSSQSKRDIAKSHLRKVTEQFPDDVEAWIELAQILEQSDLTGALNAYNTAIKILKDTVQADIPSEILNNVGALHYRLNNLEEAKKNFEDSLAHSKLSAQDDPAYYNSIAVTTTYNLARLSESLCVFDRAEELYKDILKEHPNYVDCYLRLGCMEKDKGQIYKASDWFKDALRINHEHPDAWSLLGNLHLAKMEWGPGQKKFERILKNPATSNDAYSLIALGNIWLQTLHQSGRDKEREKRHQDRALAMYKQVLRNDPKNIWAANGIGAVLAHKGCINEARDIFAQVREATADFCDVWLNIAHIYVEQKQYVSAIQMYENCLRKFYRYHNLEILQYLARAYFKAGKLKDAKMTLLKARRVAPQDTIILYNIALVLQRLATQILKDEKSTLTIVLQAVNELGLSHKYFQYLATHGDRMEILAANEAQICQDLLSQAQYHVARARRIDEEEKLLKQKQEDERRRLKEEQNRELSLIEEKRRKEIESMLQKRQEFVEKTKNAVVFGDMPSEKSGKKGKRGRSDQYVSDSGGSGGDERREDAAPREKSRKRKASGDAKSRRRSKKSNHDSGGSGSDRPKAKRGRKPGGGGRSGSSKKRKDTRPAPEVTRSNSKFLSKETISTSESDSDNGGKASTSKGSRGGVKHSDGSRASSRDRSRSRSGSRSSRSRSGSRSSRSKSGSRSRSRSHSGSRSKSGSRSRSGSRSHNSRSRSQSRSRSRSKSGSRSRSHSGSRSRSVSRSHGSRSRSKSASRSKSPSKSRSRSRSGSRKSRSPSGSRKSQSPSKSPSKSP; this is encoded by the exons ATGGCGGGATCAATAGAAATACCACTTCGTGATACAGATGAG gtGATTGAACTTTATCTGGAACAACTACCTGAGGGCGATGAAGTACTTAGTATATTACGTTCAGAACATGCCCAACTTAATATCTGGGTCAATTTGGCATTGGAAtattacaaacaaaataaaattgaggaTTTCATTAAAATCCTTGAATCATCTCGTCTTGATGCTAATATTGAATATCGTGATTATGAAAAAGATCAAATGCGTGCATTGGATATGTTGGCAGCATACTATGTTCAAGAAGCTAATCGTGAAaagaataaagataaaaaaagagatttatttacaaaagcAACATTACTTTATACAACagctgataaaattattatgtatgaTCAAAATCATTTACTTGGTCGTGCATATTTTTGTCTTCTTGAAGGTGACAAAATGGATCAAGCTGATgcacaatttaattttgtcttGAATCAATCACCAAATAATATTCCATCACTTCTTGGTAAAGCATGTattgcatttaataaaaaagactaTCGTGCTGCACTggcattttataaaaaagcatTAAGAACAAATCCAAATTGTCCAGCTGCTGTTAGACTTGGTATGGGACACtgttttatgaaattaaataatcaagataaaGCTAAACTTGCATTTGAACGTGCACTACAACTTGATAGCCAGTGTGTTGGAGCTTTGGTTGGTttgtcaatattaaaattgaatgaacAAAAACCAGATACAATTAGAACTGGTGTACAAATGTTATCAAAAGCCTACACAATTGACTCGACAAATCCAATGGTACTCAATCATTTGgcaaatcattttttctttaaaaaagattataataaaGTACAACATTTGGCACTTCATGCATTTCATAATACAGAAAATGAAGCAATGCGAGCTGAGAGTTGTTATCAGCTTGCTCGTGCATTTCATGTACAAATTGATTATGATCAGgcatttcaatattattatcaagctACTCAATTTGCACCAGCAGCATTTGTTTTACCCCACTTTGGCCTTGGTCAAATGTATGTCTATCGTGGTGATTCAGAAAATGCTGCTGGTTGCTTTGAGAAAGTATTAAAAGCTCAACCTGGTAATTatgaaacaatgaaaatacttGGCTCATTGTATGCCAATTCATCGTCACAGTCAAAAAGAGATATTGCCAAAAGCCATTTGAGAAAAGTAACTGAACAATTTCCAGATGACGTTGAGGCCTGGATTGAATTAGCACAAATTCTTGAACAAAGTGATTTAACTGGAGCATTAAATGCCTATAATAcagcaattaaaatattaaaagacacAGTTCAAGCTGATATACCatctgaaatattaaataatgttgGTGCTTTGCATTATCGTCTTAATAATCTTGAAgaggcaaaaaaaaactttgaagaTTCATTGGCTCATTCAAAGCTAAGTGCTCAAGATGATCCAGCATATTACAATTCAATAGCTGTTACCACAACATATAATCTTGCACGTTTGAGTGAATCACTTTGTGTGTTTGATCGTGCTGAAGAATTATACAAAGACATATTAAAAGAACATCCAAATTATGTTGATTGTTATTTACGACTTGGCTGTATGGAAAAAGACAAAGGACAAATTTACAAAGCATCTGATTGGTTTAAAGATGCACTACGAATAAATCATGAACATCCTGATGCTTGGTCACTTCTTGGTAATCTTCATTTGGCTAAAATGGAATGGGGACctggacaaaaaaaatttgaaagaattCTCAAGAATCCAGCAACAAGTAATGATGCCTATTCATTAATAGCACTTGGTAATATTTGGCTACAAACTCTTCATCAAAGTGGCAGAGACAAAGAACGTGAAAAACGTCATCAAGATCGTGCATTGGCCATGTACAAACAAGTATTACGCAAtgatccaaaaaatatttgggCAGCAAATGGTATTGGTGCTGTTCTTGCTCACAAGGGTTGTATCAATGAGGCACGTGATATATTTGCACAAGTACGTGAAGCCACTGCTGACTTTTGTGATGTTTGGCTTAATATTGCACATATTTATGTTGAACAAAAGCAATATGTTAGCGCCATTCAaatg taTGAAAATTGTTTGAGAAAGTTTTATCGTTATCATAATTTGGAAATTCTTCAATATCTTGCACGAGCATATTTTAAAGctggaaaattaaaagatgCTAAAATGACATTACtcaag gcAAGAAGAGTTGCACCTCAAGATAccataattttgtataatattgCACTGGTATTACAACGTCTTGCTACACAAATTcttaaagatgaaaaatcaaCATTAACAATTGTACTTCAAGCTGTAAATGAATTGGGTCTTTCACATAAATACTTTCAATATTTAGCAACTCATGGTGATAGAATGGAAATACTTGCTGCAAATGAGGCACAAATTTGTCAAGATTTATTATCACAAGCACAGTATCATGTTGCAAGAGCAAGAAGaattgatgaagaagaaaaattattgaaacaaaaacaaGAAGATGAAAGAAGACGTTTGAAGGAAGAACAAAATCGTGAATTAAgtttaattgaagaaaaacgACGTAAAGAAATAGAATCAATGCTACAAAAACGACaagaatttgttgaaaaaactaaaaatgcaGTGGTATTTGGTGATATGCCATCTGAAAAATCAGGTAAAAAAGGTAAAAGAGGACGTAGTGATCAGTATGTCAGTGATTCTGGTGGATCTGGTGGTGATGAACGTCGTGAAGATGCAGCACCAAGAGAAAAAAGTCGTAAAAGAAAAGCAAGTGGTGATGCTAAAAGTCGTAGACGTAGTAAAAAAAGTAACCATGACAGTGGTGGTTCAGGTAGTGATAGACCAAAAGCTAAACGTGGCAGAAAACCAGGTGGTGGTGGTCGTAGTGGtagtagtaaaaaaagaaaagacacAAGACCAGCACCAGAAGTTACTAGAAGTAATtccaaatttttatcaaaagaaacAATATCAACAAGTGAATCAGACAGTGATAATGGTGGCAAAGCAAGTACAAGTAAAGGATCTCGTGGTGGTGTTAAACATTCAGATGGTTCAAGAGCATCATCACGTGACAGAAGTCGTTCAAGATCTGGAAGTAGATCATCACGTTCAAGATCTGGAAGTAGATCTTCACGTTCAAAATCAGGAAGTCGTTCACGTTCACGTTCGCATTCAGGCAGTCGATCAAAATCTGGTTCTCGTTCACGATCTGGATCAAGATCACACAATTCACGTTCACGTTCACAATCACGTTCAAGATCAAGATCAAAGTCTGGATCACGTTCACGTTCACATTCTGGTTCACGTTCACGTTCTGTATCAAGATCTCATGGCTCTCGTTCACGATCAAAATCAGCAAGTCGTTCAAAGAGTCCATCAAAATCACGCAGTAGATCTAGAAGTGGCTCAAGAAAATCTCGTAGTCCAAGTGGTTCAAGAAAATCACAATCTCCTTCAAAGAGTCCCTCAAAATCAccataa